DNA sequence from the Pseudomonas tritici genome:
AGGCGCAATCGCCAACCTGCGCTGGCCGGCGTTATTGGCCTGGCTGGGTGGCATCGCGACTTACCACCTGCTGGCCAATCTGTATCCGGACATCGGCGCGACCCTGCCGGCACTGGTGCTGGCAGGGCTGTTGCAGTGGATCCTGGGTCGGATCTTCAGCGGCGCGCGGGCACCAGCTCAGGCCTGAGGATGCCGTCCAGGCGCGAGTAGGGGATCTGCAGCTCGACATGGCCCAAGGCATAGGGGGCGATCGTGGTGGTCGGGTACTTGAGGATCACACCACCATAGGTCAGCGCCACGTTCGGGGTTTTCTGGAAGGGGTAGGTTTTCACAAACTCCGGCTCCAGGCTCAGGCGGGTGCTGATCAGCCAGCTGTTGTGGGCCACCTGGGCGGCTTTCCAGAACGCGTCTTCCTTGCCGGGCAGCAGCATGTCGGTCAGGGTCAGCGCCTTTTGCTGCTGGCGCGAATAGTTGATGAACGCACGGCCTGGTTCGCCGTGGGTAGCACCTTGGTCCAGGTAGCTGGACAGCTCGATGATCACCAGACCGTCATGCTGCTCCCGTACCTTGGCCTGCAAATACATGCTATTGCGCGGTGCAGCGGTGCGCAGGAACTGCTCGCTGTACGACGCAAGGCTCGTCGGCAGTGGGTCGGCTTGTGTCATTTCCAGCAGGCGCTGTTCGATCAAGGCATCCAGCTTGGGTTCTTTGGCAAAATGCACGGTGTCGATATTCACCAGCGGGCAATCGGTGCTGGCGCAGCCCGGCTTGCTTTGCTCGGTGGCGTCGCGGGTGGCTTCCAGCGGCGCGCGATAGCTCGGTTGGAACAGGCTTTGGCAGGCACCCAGGGTCAATGCGATGCAGGCCACGGAGGCGATTTTTAAAAGCGACATGTAGGGTCTTCGTCCGTCGATAAGAGCGAAATTGTGCAGCTTCGACTACCGGCAAGGCAGTCAGTTCGCCACTAAGCTGATTAGAGTGAGTTTGACGCTCGCCGTCTATCCCGGCAACTGGAAAGGGGCTGCACCAACCGGCGTGAGCGCGTTAGGATGGCGCGAATTGCACAGGCTAACGAGGAAGGATATGACGGACATTGCGAAATCGACGCCGAGCAAGATTGAAATTGTTCAGCGCGACAATGCTTTCAAGGGCTTCTATCAGCTCGACCGCCTGCAGCTGCGTCACGAGAAATTCGATGGCGGCATGAGCCGGGTGATCAACCGCGAGGTCTTTGTGCGTCATGATGCCGTGTGCGTATTGCCCTACGATCCGCAGCGCGATGAAGTGGTGTTGAACGAACAGTTTCGCGTCGGCGCCATGGGCCGTACCGACAACCCCTGGCTGATCGAAATGGTCGCCGGCCTCATCGACAAGGACGAGGAACCGGAGGAGGTTGCACACCGCGAAGCCGAAGAGGAAGCTGGGCTGACGTTCTCTGCGTTGTGGCCGATCACCAAATATTTCCCTTCGCCCGGCGGCAGTACTGAATATGTGCACTTGTACCTGGGCCGTTGCGACAGCACCGGTGTAGGTGGCGTCCATGGACTGGAAGAAGAAGCTGAAGATATCCGCGTCACCGTATGGGCTTTCGAAGATGCCCTACAAGCGGTGCGTGACGGCAAAATTTCCAACGCAGCCAGCATCATCGCCCTGCAATGGCTTGCGCTTAATCGCGCGGAAGTGAGGGGGTTATGGCAGTAAAGGCACGGGAACGTTATCGAGTCGACCTGATCGGGCTGCAAGCCGCCTGCGAGGCCAACTATGCGCGGCTGATGCGCCTGCTCCCCGACATGCGCCACGCCCCCGAGGCGCGGCGCATCGGTGTGACCCATGGCGACCAGATGCTTGGCGTGCTGGCCCTGGAAGTCATCGTCAACTGCCCGTACACCACCACCCTGCGCGTGCGCCAGGAACACAGCCTGCCATGGCTGCCGGTGCCGCAGCTGGAAGTGCAGGTCTACCACGATGCGCGCATGGCCGAAGTGATCAGCGCCGAACATGCGCGACGCTTTCGCAGCATCTATCCTTACCCCAACGTGTTCATGCACCAGCCCGATGAGAAAGCACAGCTCAATGTGTTCCTCGGTGAATGGTTGAGCCACTGCCTGGCCCTGGGCCATGAGTTCGAAGCTGTGCGGTAGATGTGAACTGCGTCTGCTTCATGGGTTTCCTCTTTGTGTCCTGCCCCAGCATAATCACGCCAAACGTCCATTCCTGTGATTGCCTTGGGAGAGCGCCTTGCCGAGCGTATCCACTGTGAGTCCTGATGCGCCAGCCTTGCTGGTGCAACTGTCCGACAGCCATTTGTTTGCCGAGACCGATGGCACGCTGCTGGGCATGAACACCCGTGAAAGCCTGCAACGGGTGATCGAGCTGGTGCACACGCAGCAGCCGCGGATTGATTTGGTGTTGGCCACGGGGGATTTGTCCCAGGACGGCACATTGGCGTCGTACCAGCAATTTCGTGACATGACCGCGCCCATCGGTGCCCCGGCCCGCTGGATCCCCGGTAATCACGATGAGCCGCAGATCATGGCCGACGCCGCCATGCACAGCGACTTGCTGGAGCCGGTGGTCGATGTCGGCAACTGGCGCGTCACCTTGCTGGACTCGGCTGTACCCGGTTCGGTACCGGGCTACCTGCAAGACCAGCAACTGCAATTGCTCGCCCAGGCCCTGAGCGAAGCACCGAGCCGGCATCATCTGGTGTGCTTTCACCATCATCCGGTGCCCATCGGTTGCGCCTGGATGGAGCCCATTGGCCTGCGCAATCCCGATGCTTTATTTGCCGTGCTCGACCGTTTTCCACAGGTACGGGCGGTGCTCTGGGGCCACGTGCACCAGGAGATCGACCGCGAGCGCAACGGCGTGCGGCTGTTGGCGTCGCCGTCCACTTGCATTCAGTTCGCGCCGGGCAGCGAGGATTTCAAGGTCAGCGAGCAGGCGCCGGGGTATCGCTGGCTACGCTTGCATGCCGACGGACGGTTGGAGACCGGCGTGGAGCGGGTCAAGGATTTCGCATTTACCGTGGACTACGGCAGCAACGGCTATTAAAAGCTGTAAACGCTGATCAAAAGTGTGGGGGCGGGCTTGCCTGCGATAGCTGCTTGCCAGCCAATACATGCAGGACTGATCCACCGCCATCGCGGGCAAGTCGGCTCCCACATTGGTTCTGCAGCGGCTGGACGATAGGGGACTCACACACCACCCCGATCCCTGTAAACTGCGCCTCTTTGGCCACGTCACGGAGAGCCCGGCATGTCCGCTTCGATCCTGTATATCCACGGCTTCAACAGCGCGCCGGCGTCCAACAAGGCCAGCCAGTTGATCACCGTGATGGATACCCTCGGCCTGGCTGACCAACTGCGCGTGCCGGCGCTGCATCACCATCCTCGTCAGGCGATTCCTCAGTTGGAAGCCGCTATCGCTGAACTGGGGCGGCCACTGCTGGTCGGCAGCTCACTCGGCGGCTACTATGCAACCCATCTTGCCGAACGCCATGGCCTCAAGGCGCTGCTGGTGAACCCAGCGGTCAGCCCCCATCGGATGTTCGACGGTTATTTGGGCACCCAAAAGAACCTCTACACCGACGAGACCTGGGAACTGACCCACGACCACGTGACGGCACTGGCCGAGCTGGAAGTCCCGGCGCCCCAGGACGCCGCGCGTTATCAGGTGTGGTTGCAGACCGGGGACGAAACCCTGGACTATCGCCTCGCCCAACAGTATTACCGGGCCTGTGCCTTGCGCATCCAGGCCGGTGGCGACCATGGTTACCAAGGGTTCGCCCAGCAATTACCGGCGCTGCTGAGCTTTGCCGGGATTGGCGCAGATCAGTATCAATCCTTCGACTTTGCAGCACTGTAAAGTCGCAGGTCATTTTTTAATCGAACGACTCACGACGAGACCCCATGGCCACTCCCAGCGCTAGCTCTTATAACGCCGACGCCATCGAAGTCCTCTCGGGCCTCGACCCGGTGCGCAAACGCCCCGGCATGTACACCGACACCAGTCGGCCGAACCACCTTGCCCAGGAAGTCATCGACAACAGCGTCGACGAAGCCTTGGCCGGGCACGCCAAGTCGGTGCACGTCATTCTCCACGCTGACCACTCCCTGGAAGTGTCCGACGATGGTCGTGGCATGCCAGTGGACATTCACCCTGAAGAAGGCGTGTCGGGCGTCGAGCTGATCCTCACCAAGCTGCACGCTGGCGGCAAGTTCTCCAACAAGAACTACCAGTTCTCCGGTGGCCTGCACGGTGTGGGTATTTCGGTGGTCAACGCCCTGTCGAACCACGTCCGGGTCAAGGTCAAGCGCGACGGCAACGAGTACGAGATGACCTTCGCCGATGGCTACAAAGCAACCGACCTGCAGGTGATCGGCACCGTTGGCAAGCGCAACACTGGCACCAGCGTGTACTTCGCGCCGGACCCGAAATACTTTGATTCGCCGAAATTTTCCATCAGCCGCCTCAAGCACGTACTTAAAGCCAAGGCTGTTCTTTGCCCAGGCCTGCTGGTGACCTTTGAAGACAAGGGCACCGGCGAGAAGGTCGAGTGGCACTACGAAGACGGCCTGCGCTCCTACCTGGAAGATTCCGTCAGCGATTTTGAGCGCCTGCCTAACGAGCCGTTCTGCGGCAGCCTGGCCGGTAATAAAGAAGCCGTCGACTGGGCGCTGCTGTGGCTGCCGGAAGGTGGCGACAGCGTGCAGGAAAGCTACGTCAACCTGATCCCGACGGCCCAGGGCGGTACCCACGTCAACGGTTTGCGCCAGGGCCTGCTGGATGCCATGCGTGAATTCTGCGAGTACCGCAGCCTGCTGCCACGCGGCGTGAAGCTGGCGCCGGAAGACGTGTGGGAGCGCATTGCGTTCGTACTGTCGATGAAGATGCAGGAGCCGCAATTCTCCGGCCAGACCAAAGAGCGCCTGTCGTCCCGTGAAGCGGCAGCGTTTGTCTCCGGTGTGGTCAAGGATGCGTTCAGCCTGTGGCTCAACGAGCACCCTGAGCTGGGCCTGGCGCTGGCGGAACTGGCGATCAACAACGCCGGCCGTCGTCTCAAGGCCAGTAAAAAGGTCGAGCGCAAGCGCATCACGGCGGGCCCGGCACTGCCGGGCAAGCTGGCCGATTGCGCGGGGCAGGACCCGATGCGCTCCGAGCTGTTCCTGGTGGAAGGTGACTCCGCCGGTGGTTCCGCCAAGCAAGCGCGGGACAAGGAGTTCCAGGCGATCCTGCCGTTGCGCGGCAAGATCCTCAACACCTGGGAAGTCGATGGCAGCGAAGTCCTGGCCAGCCAGGAAGTGCATAACATCGCCGTGGCCATCGGTGTCGACCCGGGCGCGGCCGATATCAGCCAGCTGCGCTACGGCAAGATCTGCATCCTCGCCGACGCCGACTCCGACGGCTTGCACATTGCCACGTTGCTGTGTGCACTGTTCGTCCAGCACTTCCGCCCATTGGTGGATGCCGGCCACGTCTACGTCGCCATGCCGCCGCTGTACCGTATCGACTTGGGCAAGGAAATTTACTACGCCCTGGACGAAGCCGAGCGCGATGGCATCCTCGACCGCCTAGTGGCCGAGAAGAAGCGCGGCAAGCCGCAGGTCACGCGATTCAAAGGCCTGGGTGAAATGAACCCACCGCAACTGCGCGAAACCACCATGGACCCGAACACTCGGCGCCTGGTGCAGTTGACCCTGGAAGACTACGCCGCCACGTCGGAAATGATGGACATGCTGCTGGCGAAGAAGCGCGCGCCGGACCGCAAGTCCTGGCTAGAATCCAAAGGCAACCTGGCCGAGGTGCTGGGCTGATGCGCACAGGTTTCGCCCTGGCGATCCTGATGTTGAGCGGGTTGGCGGCCACCGAGGTGGTCGCCGCGCCCGTTGCAGAGCTCAAGCTTCTCTCCGAACACCCCGTGGACGGCATGCGTGGCGGTAACCTGTCGGGCCTGGCCGTATGCGGTCACGAGCTGTGGACGGTTTCCGACCGCGATGACGACCAGATCTATCGCCTGGATATCAGCGCACCGACCTGGCAAGCCGAGGTTGTGAAGATCGACGTGCCGCCGGTGCCGGAATCCGGGCTGCCGTGGGGGTTGCGTTCGCGCACCAAGGCCGCCTCGTTCATTCGTGGCGGCGACCTGGATTTTGAAGGCATTGCCTGCGATGCCGTGGGTAATCGTTACATTGTCAGTGAGGCCCATGCGGCGGTGCTGCAAGTGCCAGTGACGGGCGCGCCTGAGTGGTTGAAGATCGCGCCGGGCATGGTGCGTGAAGCGCGGGCCAGCGGCATGTTGTTGCACTTTAATGCGTTATTCGAGGGGCTGGCGATCAATCCCGAGGGCAATCAGATTTGGCTGGCAGCCGAGCGTGAAAGACGCGGCCTGATTTCGATCAAGCGTCCTCAAAGCTTATGGGACTGTGACGGCCCCTGCGTATTGTTGAGCGAGGCCGGCCAGGAGGTACAACCGGCGCAGTTCCCTAACGCCAAGGCGGTGTCCAAGGATTTCGCCGACCTGGCGCTGTTCAACGGCAAGCTGTTCACACTGGAGCGCAATGCGTTCCAGATTTGCCGGCGCGATGCGGTCACGGCCAAGGTCGAGCTGTGCTGGTCGTTTGCCGACGAGACCCTGACGCCCGAGCGGCGTTATCCCCAGCCTTACGGCCTGGCTGAAGCCCTGGTGGTGGACGCGGAAGGTGCCTGGCTGGGCATCGACAACAATTTCGGCCCGCGTGCCGATGGTGAAAAGCGCCCCGTGGTCTATCGTTTCGCCGCCCCTGCCGGTGGTTGGAGCGCCCAGCCATGAACCGCTGTTTTTTTGAATTGACCCGGCGCAGCGGCAATTCCGCTGCGCCTTACCCGACAATGATGAGGCCCGCATGAGTGACATCCTCGCAGACAGCTTAGACGGCGTAGAACGCCGGTCGCTGGCTGACTTCACCGAAAATGCCTACCTCAACTACTCCATGTACGTGATCATGGACCGTGCCTTGCCGCATATCGGCGACGGCCTGAAGCCCGTCCAACGGCGCATCATCTACGCCATGAGTGAGTTGGGCCTGGATGCCGATTCCAAGCACAAGAAGTCGGCGCGTACCGTCGGTGACGTGCTCGGTAAGTTCCACCCCCACGGCGATTCGGCGTGCTACGAAGCCATGGTGCTGATGGCCCAGCCGTTCAGCTACCGCTACACGCTGGTGGACGGCCAGGGTAACTGGGGTGCGCCGGATGATCCCAAGTCCTTCGCCGCCATGCGATATACCGAAGCGCGCCTGTCGCGATATTCGGAAGTGTTGCTCAGTGAGCTGGGCCAGGGCACTGCGGACTGGGGGCCGAACTTTGACGGTACCCTCGACGAACCCCTGGTGTTGCCGGCACGTTTGCCGAATATCCTGCTCAATGGCACCACCGGTATTGCGGTCGGCATGGCGACCGACGTGCCGCCGCACAACCTGCGCGAAGTCGCCACGGCCTGCGTGCGTTTGCTCGACGAGCCGAAAGCCACGGTCGAGCAGCTCTGCGAGCATATCCAGGGCCCGGACTACCCGACCGAAGCGGAAATCATCACGCCGCGTGCCGACCTGCTGAAGATGTACGAAACCGGCAAAGGCTCGGTACGCATGCGCGCTGTGTACCACATTGAAGACGGCGACATTATTGTCACCGCGCTGCCGCACCAGGTGTCGGGCGCCAAGGTGCTGGAGCAGATCGCCGCGTTGATGCAGGCGAAACCGTCGAAACTGCCGCAGGTTGCCGACCTGCGTGACGAGTCTGACCACGAAAACCCATGCCGCATCGTGATCATCCCGACCAACAGCCGGGTCGACCACGAAGTGCTGATGCAGCACCTGTTCGCCAGCACGGACCTGGAGTCGAGCTATCGGGTCAACGTCAACATCATTGGCCTGGATGGCAAGCCGCAGCTGAAAAACCTGCGCAATCTGCTGGTGGAGTGGCTGGAATTCCGCGTCAACACTGTGCGCCGCCGCTTGCAATTCCGCCTGGATAAGGTCGAGCGCCGCTTGCACCTGTTGGACGGCTTGCTGATCGCCTACCTCAACCTGGATGAAGTGATCCACATCATCCGCACCGCCGAGCACCCGAAAGCCGAGTTGATCGCGCGTTTCGAGCTGAGCGAGATCCAGGCTGACTACATCCTCGACACCCGCTTGCGCCAGTTGGCGCGACTGGAAGAAATGAAGCTGCGCGACGAACAAGACGCGCTGCTCAAGGAACAAGCCAAGCTGCAAGCGCTGCTGGGCAGTGAAGCCAAGCTGAAGAAGCTGGTGCGCAGCGAGCTGATCAAAGACGCCGAAACCTATGGCGACGACCGTCGCTCGCCTATCGTGCAACGCGCCGAAGCGAAGGCTCTGACAGAGACCGAGCTGCTGCCGAACGAGAAAATTACCGTCGTTCTGTCGGAAAAGGGTTGGGTTCG
Encoded proteins:
- a CDS encoding RsiV family protein gives rise to the protein MSLLKIASVACIALTLGACQSLFQPSYRAPLEATRDATEQSKPGCASTDCPLVNIDTVHFAKEPKLDALIEQRLLEMTQADPLPTSLASYSEQFLRTAAPRNSMYLQAKVREQHDGLVIIELSSYLDQGATHGEPGRAFINYSRQQQKALTLTDMLLPGKEDAFWKAAQVAHNSWLISTRLSLEPEFVKTYPFQKTPNVALTYGGVILKYPTTTIAPYALGHVELQIPYSRLDGILRPELVPARR
- a CDS encoding NUDIX domain-containing protein, with translation MTDIAKSTPSKIEIVQRDNAFKGFYQLDRLQLRHEKFDGGMSRVINREVFVRHDAVCVLPYDPQRDEVVLNEQFRVGAMGRTDNPWLIEMVAGLIDKDEEPEEVAHREAEEEAGLTFSALWPITKYFPSPGGSTEYVHLYLGRCDSTGVGGVHGLEEEAEDIRVTVWAFEDALQAVRDGKISNAASIIALQWLALNRAEVRGLWQ
- a CDS encoding DUF1249 domain-containing protein, with product MAVKARERYRVDLIGLQAACEANYARLMRLLPDMRHAPEARRIGVTHGDQMLGVLALEVIVNCPYTTTLRVRQEHSLPWLPVPQLEVQVYHDARMAEVISAEHARRFRSIYPYPNVFMHQPDEKAQLNVFLGEWLSHCLALGHEFEAVR
- the cpdA gene encoding 3',5'-cyclic-AMP phosphodiesterase is translated as MPSVSTVSPDAPALLVQLSDSHLFAETDGTLLGMNTRESLQRVIELVHTQQPRIDLVLATGDLSQDGTLASYQQFRDMTAPIGAPARWIPGNHDEPQIMADAAMHSDLLEPVVDVGNWRVTLLDSAVPGSVPGYLQDQQLQLLAQALSEAPSRHHLVCFHHHPVPIGCAWMEPIGLRNPDALFAVLDRFPQVRAVLWGHVHQEIDRERNGVRLLASPSTCIQFAPGSEDFKVSEQAPGYRWLRLHADGRLETGVERVKDFAFTVDYGSNGY
- a CDS encoding YqiA/YcfP family alpha/beta fold hydrolase, whose amino-acid sequence is MSASILYIHGFNSAPASNKASQLITVMDTLGLADQLRVPALHHHPRQAIPQLEAAIAELGRPLLVGSSLGGYYATHLAERHGLKALLVNPAVSPHRMFDGYLGTQKNLYTDETWELTHDHVTALAELEVPAPQDAARYQVWLQTGDETLDYRLAQQYYRACALRIQAGGDHGYQGFAQQLPALLSFAGIGADQYQSFDFAAL
- the parE gene encoding DNA topoisomerase IV subunit B; this encodes MATPSASSYNADAIEVLSGLDPVRKRPGMYTDTSRPNHLAQEVIDNSVDEALAGHAKSVHVILHADHSLEVSDDGRGMPVDIHPEEGVSGVELILTKLHAGGKFSNKNYQFSGGLHGVGISVVNALSNHVRVKVKRDGNEYEMTFADGYKATDLQVIGTVGKRNTGTSVYFAPDPKYFDSPKFSISRLKHVLKAKAVLCPGLLVTFEDKGTGEKVEWHYEDGLRSYLEDSVSDFERLPNEPFCGSLAGNKEAVDWALLWLPEGGDSVQESYVNLIPTAQGGTHVNGLRQGLLDAMREFCEYRSLLPRGVKLAPEDVWERIAFVLSMKMQEPQFSGQTKERLSSREAAAFVSGVVKDAFSLWLNEHPELGLALAELAINNAGRRLKASKKVERKRITAGPALPGKLADCAGQDPMRSELFLVEGDSAGGSAKQARDKEFQAILPLRGKILNTWEVDGSEVLASQEVHNIAVAIGVDPGAADISQLRYGKICILADADSDGLHIATLLCALFVQHFRPLVDAGHVYVAMPPLYRIDLGKEIYYALDEAERDGILDRLVAEKKRGKPQVTRFKGLGEMNPPQLRETTMDPNTRRLVQLTLEDYAATSEMMDMLLAKKRAPDRKSWLESKGNLAEVLG
- a CDS encoding esterase-like activity of phytase family protein; translated protein: MRTGFALAILMLSGLAATEVVAAPVAELKLLSEHPVDGMRGGNLSGLAVCGHELWTVSDRDDDQIYRLDISAPTWQAEVVKIDVPPVPESGLPWGLRSRTKAASFIRGGDLDFEGIACDAVGNRYIVSEAHAAVLQVPVTGAPEWLKIAPGMVREARASGMLLHFNALFEGLAINPEGNQIWLAAERERRGLISIKRPQSLWDCDGPCVLLSEAGQEVQPAQFPNAKAVSKDFADLALFNGKLFTLERNAFQICRRDAVTAKVELCWSFADETLTPERRYPQPYGLAEALVVDAEGAWLGIDNNFGPRADGEKRPVVYRFAAPAGGWSAQP
- the parC gene encoding DNA topoisomerase IV subunit A codes for the protein MSDILADSLDGVERRSLADFTENAYLNYSMYVIMDRALPHIGDGLKPVQRRIIYAMSELGLDADSKHKKSARTVGDVLGKFHPHGDSACYEAMVLMAQPFSYRYTLVDGQGNWGAPDDPKSFAAMRYTEARLSRYSEVLLSELGQGTADWGPNFDGTLDEPLVLPARLPNILLNGTTGIAVGMATDVPPHNLREVATACVRLLDEPKATVEQLCEHIQGPDYPTEAEIITPRADLLKMYETGKGSVRMRAVYHIEDGDIIVTALPHQVSGAKVLEQIAALMQAKPSKLPQVADLRDESDHENPCRIVIIPTNSRVDHEVLMQHLFASTDLESSYRVNVNIIGLDGKPQLKNLRNLLVEWLEFRVNTVRRRLQFRLDKVERRLHLLDGLLIAYLNLDEVIHIIRTAEHPKAELIARFELSEIQADYILDTRLRQLARLEEMKLRDEQDALLKEQAKLQALLGSEAKLKKLVRSELIKDAETYGDDRRSPIVQRAEAKALTETELLPNEKITVVLSEKGWVRSAKGHDIDATGLSYKAGDGFKTAAAGRSNQFAVFIDSTGRSYSVPAHTLPSARGQGEPLTGRLTPPPGANFECVLLPDDDALYVIASDAGYGFVVKGEDLQAKNKAGKALLSLPNNAKVILPRPVDDRESNWLASVTTEGRLLVFKISDLPQLGKGKGNKIIGIPGERVASREEYVTDIAVIPEGSTLVLQAGKRTLSLRPDDLEHYKGERGRRGNKLPRGFQRVDALLVETPV